The DNA segment CTAGCGGACGGCTTGCGCCGTTCCGTTAAGAAGGTAGCTGGTATTGGGAGGGTGCTGTTTCCAGGCTGCCAAGCCTTGGGTGGAAACGTTTATCGATGGTCGGGGCTAGATTTTTGCCGAGTACGATTCGACGTCGCGGATCAATTCATGGTTCCGCTTGCTGAGCACCTCTTTGGCTGCGGCGACATCTTGCGATTCCGCCGGTGGCAAGCAGGTAAATATATAGAATTTGACCTTCGGTTCGGTACCCGAGGGACGCACAGCGACATAATTTCCCGATTGCTCCAGATCCAGGATAACCAAATCACCCACAGGGCCGTCCAGCTTCATTGGAGTCCCTCCACCAGCCGGCAAAATTTGCAAGTTGGCGTAATCGCGGACTTGGGTGACTTTCATTCCGCCCAGTTGCTTTGGTGGATCGGAGCGGAAGGTCGCCATTAATTTTTTCATGTTGGCCATCCCCTCGCTTCCTTCCATCACCACGTTGATCAGGTGTTCGTTGTGATAGCCATGGCGCTGATAGATCGCGGCTAGATACTCATGCAACGATTGCCCATCCGCTTTCAATTGGGCGGCCAATTCGCAAAGCAACATGCAGGCAACCGGAGCATCTTTGTCACGGGCATACTGCCCCACCAGATAACCGTGCGATTCTTCGGTGCCAAACACGAATTTGTCAGGGCCATCGCGATCGATGATTCCCGCGATCCATTTGAAACCGACCAGCAGATTGCTTTCGCAGCCGACTCCATACTGCTTCGCAATTTTGCCGATCAATGCGGTTGTCACCAACGTCGTCACCACGTAATGCTCGGGTGACAGAGTCCCTGCAGCTTTTCGGCGTGACAGGATGAACTCTTCCAGGATCGCACCAATCTGGTTACCTGTCAGCGTATCCCATTCGCCTTGGGAATCGCTTGTGAGCGGAGCCGCGACACCAACGCGGTCGGCGTCCGGATCGGTCGCCAGGACCATGTCGAATCCATTGGCTCTGGCATATTCGATCGGTTTGTCGAAGACAGCCTTGTTTTCGGGATTGGAAACGTGACCGGGGACGTTGGGGAAATCTCCGCTCGGTTCCGCGTGCGGTTCATAAACTTCGACGTCTTTGAATCCATCCCGCTTCAGTAGGGGAATCGTCGCGTAGGCGCCCACACCGTGCAGTGGAGAGTAGAGAACTTTGACGTCACGAGGACCGCCCAATTGGCAGGCATAGGCTGCATCTTGATAGGCTGCATCGATTTCGTCCGTGCAGATTTCAACTTTCCCTTCGGCCAAAGCGGTATTGAAATCGATTTTTTCGATCGCATCGCATTCCATGACCCGGGCGACGATCTCTTTATCGTGAGGCGGCAAGACCTGACCACCCGACGACCAATAAACCTTTACCGCATTATCTGAAGGGGGATTGTGACTAGCGGTCACCATGATCCCACACGAACAATCTTTGGACCGAACCGCAAAAGACAACTGAGGGGTCGCGCGGTATTCATCGAGGAAATAAACTTTGAATCCTGCGGCGACCATGACACCAGCACATAGTTCGGCGAACTCGCGCGAGCGATGTCGCGTGTCGTAGGCGATCGCACACGATAGTTTGGCGTCGCTTCCTAGTTGTTCGCGAACGTAGTTAGCCAGCCCTTGAGCACTTTCGCCGATCGTCCGTTCGTTAATCGCATTGGAACCGAATTCGTACATTCGGCCGCGACGCCCTCCGGTTCCGAAGGGGATTACCGTCCAGAAAACGTCATCCAGTTTCTGCCATTTTTGATCGGCAATGTGCTGCACGATCCGGTCGCGATAGTCCGCATAGCGAGGTTCCAGCAGCCAGCGTTTAATGTTCTCAACGGCTGGAGCGGTCACCTCGCCGCGCTCGGCAGCTTGATTTAATTGTTTCAACGCTTCATCAACAGAAAGAACCGATCCGGAATTGTCAGTGGAAGTCATGTAATTGCAGCTCGCTGAAACGAAGAAGATAGACGCGGGGATTCTAGAGGGTTTTAGCTTGATGTGAAACGGACCGGGTCGCCGAAAAAGCCGCACAGCGTTAGGCTATGACGATAGAAATGCACCGATATCCACCCTTCTCGCACATTGCTTTGCACCGGCTTCACACATGTCCAAACTGATCATTAGCGTAAGTGGGCTTCGCGGAATTGTTGGCGAAACATTGGACCCTCTTGTCGTCGCTCGCTACGCAGCAGCCTTTTCAGCCCATGCTGGTCCAGGCCCTCTGATCGTTGCCCGCGATGGCCGCGCGACCGGCCCGGTCCTGCGGGACGCGCTGACGGCCGCTTTGCGAGCCACCGGGCGGGATGTCCTGGACGCAGATGTTGCCGCCACCCCCACCGTGGGCGTTTTGGTCCGCCAGCATAAGGCAGCCGGAGCCGTTCAGATTTCTGCCAGCCACAACCCGCCGCCCTACAACGGGATGAAGCTGTTTGGTGCGGACGGACGAGTCCTGGACGCAAAACAGGGGGCAGCGATTCGCGATGCGTACCAAAACGATTTTCCAAAATGGGTCTCCCATGATCAACTGGGAACTTTGACCCGTCTGGAAGATCCTCATTCGGAACATTTACGGAAAGTATTGGAAACGGTCGATGTGGCGGCCATTCGCAGCCGTGCTTTTCGAGTCCTGTTGGACAGCAACCATGGTGCAGGCGCACTCCTTGGGCGTCGCTTGCTGGAATCTCTGGGCTGCGAATTTGTGATCATGGGGGAAACGCCAGACGGACAATTTGAGCACACGCCAGAACCAACCGCCGTCAATCTGAAAGGGATCGCCGAGAAAGTTCGTGATTCCAACTGCGACATCGGTTTCTGCCAAGATCCTGACGCGGATCGCCTGGCCTTGATCGATTCTGAAGGGAACTATATTGGCGAGGAGTACACTCTGACGCTGTGCATCCTGCGAGCGCTGCAGGACGAAGCGACACGGGGCCCAATGGTGATTAATTGTGCAACGAGTGCGATGTCGGAAGCACTTGGGCGGCAAGCGGGAATTTCTGTCTATCGAAGTGCTGTTGGCGAAGCGAATGTCGCGGACCTGATGATCGAAAAACAGGCGACCTACGGTGGCGAGGGGAATGGCGGACCTATCGATCCACGTGTTGGTTATGTTCGTGACAGTTTTGTTGGGATGGCACAGATCCTGGATTTAATGCAATCCAGCGGCCAATCCGTTGCCGATATCGCCGCGACGATTCCGGCGTTCGCCATTCATAAAACCACCGCAACGGTCGATAGCGATCAGTTGCCAGCGGTCCTGGATGCGATCGCTGAATCGATGAGCGATGCAACACAGGATCGGCAAGATGGGCTTCGCTTAGCCTGGGACGATGCTTGGTTGCTGGTGCGGGGCAGCAACACTGAACCGATTATTCGTTTGATCGCCGAAGCCCCCCAAGCCCGTTTAGCGGAAGCCCTTTGCGAGCGAGCTGCGGAAATCGTGACTCAGGTCATCCAAGGAAAATAGCGAAAGCGAAGTTTGGTTTACAATGGAGGGAAACTTCCGTTTCATTTGCCGTTCGTGAAAGTCGACCTGGATGCTCCGCTTAATCCTTCTGGCATGGTTCGCTTCGGCCGGGATGCCGCTGCTATTGGCAGAGCGTCCTGACTGCCGCTTGGTTTATTTTCCGTTGCCCGCCGAGGCAGGCGACGCGGCAAAGTCGAAAACCTTGTGGCAGCAAGCGAACAGCGAAATCGCCGCCGGAGACGCCGCCGCAGCATTTCACACGCTCTGGCAGTGCCATCATGCGGATCCCGGCAACCTGCTGGCTCGCCGAGCATTGGGGTTGCCCCCCGCAAAAACGTCTCAGGTGGTCACACGTCGCGGTCGCTCCGCGCCTCCGATTTTGCGTTGGCGGCCCGGCAGTTACCAGCAAGTTGAAACCGCTCATTTTACGATCTTTTCCACCGCAGATCCTGAAGCCATCGCGAGCGTTGGCGAACAGCTGGAACGATTTTACTGGGTCTGGGCCCAGGTCTTTTTTCCTCTTTGGGAAGGGCGTACCGACGTCGGTCGAGGCCTTCGCGGGGATGGGGCGATTGGTCGTGGCAATCAGCGGATGCAAGTCGTGCTGTTCAAAGACGCAGCCGATTACATCCGGACGCTAAATCCCCACGTTCCCGGTATCGAACGGTCGACCGGTTTTTATTCGGATCCGCAGCGCTGCACTTTCCTTTTTGCCGGAGAAGAAGCCGACCCAGCGACCTGGCAGCACGAATTGACGCACCAATTGCTTAGCGAGGCAACTCGGTCACGGTTGAAACCGGATCAGTTGCCGGGCGAAGCTTCGCAGTTTTGGCTGATCGAGGGAATTGCCACTTATATGGAATCGGTTCGTTTCGGCAAGACGCAAGGCTGGGTCGGTGGCTGGGAATCTCCGCGACTGCAGTTTGCCCGCTATCGTTGGTTGAGCGCTGGTGATTCTATGCCTTTAGCCGAACTGATTCCTGCTGGGCGGATCGCGGCGCAGCAACGCGAGGACTTAGCCCGTTGGTATGCCCATGCCGCCGCCTACACGCATCTGCTTATGGACGACCAGGACCATCGTTATCAACAGGCCTTGTTTGCCCAGCTGACAAAGGAATACGCCATCCCGCGGCTTGCGGAGGAACCGCCGATCGTCTCACCGCCGATGGACCTTCAAGCGATCACCAAGCAGATGATCCCCTTCCTTCGCTTGGATGACCAGCGTCTTTTTCCGCCGGCGACCGACGTGTCTTTAAAAGCCATTTGTTTGGGTAGGACCCGTGTCACCGCGGCCGGGCTAGCAGCGTTGCCGCCGCAGCCCGATCTGCAATGGTTAGACCTGAGCGGCTTGGCGGTCGATACCGCCGATGTAACGCGTTTGGTTCCGGCGCCGGGATCGTTGGATCAGCTGAACTTGGAACGAACTGCGATTGATGATTCCCTTGCCGAGTGGTTGCACCAAGCCAGTCGACTAAGCGAACTAGATCTCAGTCTGACAAAAATTGGTGATCCGGCTTTGGCGGAATTAGCGGCGCAGACGCCTCTGGAAACCGTTTGGTTAACTGGGACCCAGGTGACCGCTGAAACCGTCAAGCGATTGCTTCGTTTTAAAACGTTGGAGCAGATTGACGTTCAAGGAACCCAGGTCAGCGATTCCGAAATCGAGCAGCAGCGGACTGAAAATCCTGAGGTCCATTTCAATCCGCTGCAACTAATCGCTCAGTAATCTGAACGATTTGGGGCATGGAATCGGTTGGTTTAGCCAAGCAGTTTGATTGTTTTCTGCTCAGCTGCACTTTTGATGGCGGTATCGACGATCTGCTGCCCGATCCTTGATATTTCGGTGCTGCATGGTCCATCGATCGGCAGATCGTTCTGGACTCGGCTGACGTAGTAGTTAATCAAGTTCTTCGATTCCGGCGCCAGCGGGTCGGCCGCCATTTCAAACCCTGCGGGCTTCTGTTCGGTTTGCACAAACAGGCTTGTCTGGTAGTCGTAGCAGCCGATGGTTCCCTTGGTCCCGACAATCACGAAACCACACCGAGGCTGGGGCTGATGGGTCCAAGGATCTGTAAAGGTTCCCCAGCGTGTTTCAAACTTGCTTAATCCGGTCGTGTATCGAGCGACCGCAATGCAATGTTCATCCACCTCAAGGCCTTCGGGCTGATCGACCGTAGCCGTTACTTCAATCGGTTTGCGGCCGCCGAAGAACCAGGTCCCGATCGTGGTCCCGTAGCCGATGTAATCCAGCAAAGACCCGCCGCCAGCGGCCTTGGAGTAGAACCAACTTTTCGGTTTTTCGCGAGCGATTTCCTCGGCGGTCGTTTCGCGTTTGTCCGCGCCGTGGTACAGAGGCCCACGATTGCCTCCGTAGTAGTGAACTTCGATCACTTCGCCGATCTCATCCGCTTCGATCATTCGTCTGGCTGTTTGGTGCGGAGCCGACCAAGCGAGCGGCCAGTTGATCATCAATCGTTTGCCCGCAGATTGGGCGGCTGCGATCATCTGATCGGCTTCGGCCAGCGATGCTGCCATCGGTTTTTCGATAATGGCGTCGGCGCCGAACTGCATGATGCGGTCGGTCCAAAGTCCATGGTCTGCAGCGGAGGGACAGAGGACCACGACATCGGGCTGTGATTCGGCCAAACATTTTTGATAGTCGGTAAAGACCTTCTCTGCAGGAATGTCAAAGGTGCGAATGGCTTCCGCCATGCGATCTTCCTGGGGATCACAAATTCCGACCAATTCAACGTCCGGATTCTCCGCCACGGCGCGCAGGTTATCTCCCATATGGAAATGCTCAAAACTAATCCCAGCAACACGTATTCGGCTCATCGCACTCTCTCTCAGCGGGCTTCGGAAAATGAATCAGGGCTCCAATTGTAAGGTCCCCTAATGAGCCAATGGTATCCCCTCATTCACTGGTGCTGTTCAATCTGCTTTAAATCGATCAGACTATTGACTGGATTCGATTGAATGTGAATGAAATCGATGACGGCGTATGAAACCAAAATGGAGTCTTGTTTCGTCGCACTTTTACAGCTGGAGTACGTGTCGATGCCGTTGCTGCCTGAAGAA comes from the Roseimaritima multifibrata genome and includes:
- a CDS encoding phospho-sugar mutase — translated: MTSTDNSGSVLSVDEALKQLNQAAERGEVTAPAVENIKRWLLEPRYADYRDRIVQHIADQKWQKLDDVFWTVIPFGTGGRRGRMYEFGSNAINERTIGESAQGLANYVREQLGSDAKLSCAIAYDTRHRSREFAELCAGVMVAAGFKVYFLDEYRATPQLSFAVRSKDCSCGIMVTASHNPPSDNAVKVYWSSGGQVLPPHDKEIVARVMECDAIEKIDFNTALAEGKVEICTDEIDAAYQDAAYACQLGGPRDVKVLYSPLHGVGAYATIPLLKRDGFKDVEVYEPHAEPSGDFPNVPGHVSNPENKAVFDKPIEYARANGFDMVLATDPDADRVGVAAPLTSDSQGEWDTLTGNQIGAILEEFILSRRKAAGTLSPEHYVVTTLVTTALIGKIAKQYGVGCESNLLVGFKWIAGIIDRDGPDKFVFGTEESHGYLVGQYARDKDAPVACMLLCELAAQLKADGQSLHEYLAAIYQRHGYHNEHLINVVMEGSEGMANMKKLMATFRSDPPKQLGGMKVTQVRDYANLQILPAGGGTPMKLDGPVGDLVILDLEQSGNYVAVRPSGTEPKVKFYIFTCLPPAESQDVAAAKEVLSKRNHELIRDVESYSAKI
- a CDS encoding leucine-rich repeat domain-containing protein, producing MLRLILLAWFASAGMPLLLAERPDCRLVYFPLPAEAGDAAKSKTLWQQANSEIAAGDAAAAFHTLWQCHHADPGNLLARRALGLPPAKTSQVVTRRGRSAPPILRWRPGSYQQVETAHFTIFSTADPEAIASVGEQLERFYWVWAQVFFPLWEGRTDVGRGLRGDGAIGRGNQRMQVVLFKDAADYIRTLNPHVPGIERSTGFYSDPQRCTFLFAGEEADPATWQHELTHQLLSEATRSRLKPDQLPGEASQFWLIEGIATYMESVRFGKTQGWVGGWESPRLQFARYRWLSAGDSMPLAELIPAGRIAAQQREDLARWYAHAAAYTHLLMDDQDHRYQQALFAQLTKEYAIPRLAEEPPIVSPPMDLQAITKQMIPFLRLDDQRLFPPATDVSLKAICLGRTRVTAAGLAALPPQPDLQWLDLSGLAVDTADVTRLVPAPGSLDQLNLERTAIDDSLAEWLHQASRLSELDLSLTKIGDPALAELAAQTPLETVWLTGTQVTAETVKRLLRFKTLEQIDVQGTQVSDSEIEQQRTENPEVHFNPLQLIAQ
- the glmM gene encoding phosphoglucosamine mutase, whose translation is MSKLIISVSGLRGIVGETLDPLVVARYAAAFSAHAGPGPLIVARDGRATGPVLRDALTAALRATGRDVLDADVAATPTVGVLVRQHKAAGAVQISASHNPPPYNGMKLFGADGRVLDAKQGAAIRDAYQNDFPKWVSHDQLGTLTRLEDPHSEHLRKVLETVDVAAIRSRAFRVLLDSNHGAGALLGRRLLESLGCEFVIMGETPDGQFEHTPEPTAVNLKGIAEKVRDSNCDIGFCQDPDADRLALIDSEGNYIGEEYTLTLCILRALQDEATRGPMVINCATSAMSEALGRQAGISVYRSAVGEANVADLMIEKQATYGGEGNGGPIDPRVGYVRDSFVGMAQILDLMQSSGQSVADIAATIPAFAIHKTTATVDSDQLPAVLDAIAESMSDATQDRQDGLRLAWDDAWLLVRGSNTEPIIRLIAEAPQARLAEALCERAAEIVTQVIQGK
- a CDS encoding Gfo/Idh/MocA family protein is translated as MSRIRVAGISFEHFHMGDNLRAVAENPDVELVGICDPQEDRMAEAIRTFDIPAEKVFTDYQKCLAESQPDVVVLCPSAADHGLWTDRIMQFGADAIIEKPMAASLAEADQMIAAAQSAGKRLMINWPLAWSAPHQTARRMIEADEIGEVIEVHYYGGNRGPLYHGADKRETTAEEIAREKPKSWFYSKAAGGGSLLDYIGYGTTIGTWFFGGRKPIEVTATVDQPEGLEVDEHCIAVARYTTGLSKFETRWGTFTDPWTHQPQPRCGFVIVGTKGTIGCYDYQTSLFVQTEQKPAGFEMAADPLAPESKNLINYYVSRVQNDLPIDGPCSTEISRIGQQIVDTAIKSAAEQKTIKLLG